One Acetoanaerobium noterae genomic region harbors:
- the rfbA gene encoding glucose-1-phosphate thymidylyltransferase RfbA, translating into MKGIILAGGKGTRLYPMTQAISKQLLPIYDKPMIYYPLSVLMMTGIREILIISTPEDTPIYEKLLGDGLNLGIQIEYKVQDTPRGLADAFILGEQFIGSESVCLILGDNIFYGQDFVRQLKDASNLKEGAIVFGYPVKDPKSFGVVEFDDNSRVVSIEEKPQKPKSNYAVPGLYFYDNNVVEIAKNVKPSERGEIEITSINNVYLEKKDLNVVLLGRGMAWLDTGTPEGMLKAAEYVEAVQARQGFYIACLEEIAWRRGFIDDNKLREVGESLKMTDYGQYILSLLEEL; encoded by the coding sequence ATGAAAGGAATTATTTTAGCTGGTGGGAAGGGAACTAGACTATATCCTATGACACAAGCAATATCAAAACAATTATTACCTATTTATGATAAACCAATGATTTATTATCCTCTTTCAGTTTTGATGATGACAGGAATTAGAGAAATACTTATTATTTCAACTCCAGAGGACACACCTATTTATGAGAAACTATTAGGTGATGGATTAAACTTAGGTATTCAAATTGAGTATAAAGTACAAGACACACCAAGAGGGCTTGCGGATGCCTTTATTTTGGGCGAACAGTTTATTGGAAGCGAGAGTGTTTGTTTAATTTTAGGTGATAATATTTTTTACGGACAAGATTTTGTTAGGCAATTAAAAGATGCAAGTAATCTTAAAGAAGGCGCGATAGTCTTTGGATATCCAGTTAAAGACCCAAAATCTTTTGGAGTTGTCGAGTTTGATGATAATAGCAGGGTTGTTTCAATAGAAGAAAAGCCACAGAAACCTAAATCAAATTATGCTGTACCAGGTTTGTACTTCTATGACAATAACGTAGTTGAGATTGCTAAAAATGTAAAGCCTTCTGAACGTGGAGAAATTGAGATTACTTCAATAAATAACGTATACCTTGAAAAGAAGGATTTAAATGTGGTTCTTTTAGGGCGTGGTATGGCATGGCTTGATACTGGAACACCAGAAGGAATGCTTAAGGCTGCTGAATATGTAGAGGCAGTACAAGCAAGACAAGGCTTTTATATTGCATGCCTTGAAGAGATAGCTTGGAGAAGAGGATTTATAGACGATAATAAGCTTAGAGAAGTTGGAGAAAGCCTTAAGATGACAGATTATGGTCAATATATATTGTCGTTGTTAGAAGAGCTATAA
- the rfbB gene encoding dTDP-glucose 4,6-dehydratase: MKNVLVTGGAGFIGSNFVKMMVEKYPKYNILNLDALTYAGNLENLSDIDTASNYTFVKADVRDREVIEQIFNTQDIDLVVNFAAESHVDRSIDEPEVFLTTNIIGTQVLLDAAKKYWKINPDDKYCKEYKEGVKFLQVSTDEVYGALGETGMFVETMPLMPNSPYSASKASADMIVRVYNETFGLPVNITRCSNNYGPYQFPEKLIPLMINNCMKGKNLPVYGDGMQVRDWLHVSDHCSAIDTVLHKGIDGEVYNVGGNNEKANIEIVKLIINTLGKSENLIKYVKDRPGHDRRYAIDNTKITTELRWEPQYTFEQGMKETIQWYLDNTNWIENIISGDYANYYDRMYMGV; the protein is encoded by the coding sequence ATGAAAAACGTTTTAGTAACAGGTGGAGCTGGATTTATAGGTAGTAACTTTGTCAAGATGATGGTTGAAAAGTATCCAAAGTATAATATTTTAAATCTAGATGCATTAACATATGCTGGAAATCTTGAAAATCTTTCTGATATAGATACAGCTTCTAATTATACATTTGTTAAAGCAGATGTTAGAGATAGAGAGGTAATAGAGCAGATTTTTAATACTCAAGATATAGATTTGGTAGTTAATTTTGCAGCAGAGTCTCATGTGGATAGAAGTATAGATGAACCAGAAGTTTTTTTAACGACTAACATCATAGGAACGCAAGTACTTTTAGATGCCGCAAAGAAATACTGGAAAATCAATCCTGATGACAAATATTGCAAAGAATATAAAGAAGGAGTTAAATTTCTTCAAGTTTCTACTGATGAAGTTTATGGGGCGCTTGGTGAAACAGGTATGTTTGTAGAGACAATGCCTCTTATGCCAAACAGCCCGTATTCAGCATCAAAAGCAAGTGCAGATATGATTGTTAGAGTTTATAATGAAACTTTTGGATTACCTGTTAATATTACAAGATGTAGTAACAATTATGGTCCATATCAATTTCCAGAAAAGCTAATACCATTGATGATTAATAACTGTATGAAAGGAAAAAATCTTCCTGTATACGGGGATGGAATGCAAGTAAGAGATTGGCTCCATGTTTCTGATCACTGTTCAGCAATTGACACAGTTCTTCATAAAGGTATAGATGGAGAAGTTTATAATGTTGGTGGAAATAACGAGAAAGCTAATATAGAAATAGTAAAACTAATTATTAATACTCTTGGAAAGTCAGAAAATCTGATTAAGTATGTTAAAGATCGTCCAGGTCATGATCGAAGGTATGCAATTGACAATACTAAAATTACTACTGAACTTAGATGGGAGCCACAATATACCTTTGAACAAGGTATGAAAGAAACAATTCAATGGTACCTTGATAATACTAATTGGATTGAGAATATCATTTCAGGTGACTATGCGAATTACTATGACAGAATGTACATGGGGGTTTAG
- a CDS encoding Crp/Fnr family transcriptional regulator translates to MKELFRKDYPMFKLVLNSKPDILDKWEVLDFEKDEVICKYNEVYEYFCVLLKGSINIYHTSEKGKTYSQSVYKEGSYFGELEIFHSLPYVCEIKAMNRVRLIRLKKCYFEKWINSDNEVAIYILKSLCKTSYELSKKAIVDTLYSLKFRICDYLITSYESRVKKEHNKFYISKDHLSEHFVVTRRSINRILKDIHDKGYISVYRDKIEILDIDSLIDERESERY, encoded by the coding sequence TTGAAGGAGTTGTTTAGAAAAGATTATCCTATGTTCAAGCTTGTTTTAAATTCAAAGCCGGATATTTTAGATAAGTGGGAAGTGCTGGATTTTGAAAAGGATGAGGTCATTTGCAAGTACAATGAGGTTTATGAATATTTTTGTGTGCTTCTAAAAGGAAGCATCAATATCTACCATACCTCGGAGAAGGGGAAAACCTATTCCCAGTCTGTATATAAAGAAGGAAGCTATTTTGGTGAGCTAGAGATATTTCACAGTTTGCCCTATGTATGCGAGATAAAGGCTATGAACAGAGTAAGGCTTATAAGGCTGAAAAAATGTTATTTTGAGAAATGGATTAACAGTGATAATGAGGTAGCGATTTATATATTAAAAAGTCTATGTAAGACTAGCTACGAACTTTCAAAGAAGGCTATAGTTGATACCCTGTATTCACTTAAGTTTAGAATCTGCGATTATCTCATCACTTCTTATGAGAGCAGAGTAAAGAAAGAGCACAACAAGTTTTACATCAGCAAAGACCATCTCAGTGAGCACTTTGTGGTTACTAGAAGAAGTATAAATAGGATACTTAAGGATATCCACGACAAGGGTTACATAAGTGTATATAGAGACAAGATTGAGATTCTGGATATTGATTCTCTGATTGATGAAAGAGAAAGTGAGCGGTATTAA
- a CDS encoding BMP family lipoprotein gives MKKKIFGFVSMFLIMAMVMVGCAGNQPAEQSEEPATEEASALKVALVVAGGLGDRSFYDSSNEGLKMAIEKLGVEGKVLECKNDPTLYTDQLVQASTASDVVVVVGFEFYDVIQEVAAEFPDKKYIYIDNVIENVENITCIDYKENEGSFLSGALAAMESKTGKIGMVGGMDIPVIRNFQVGYEAGAKYINPDIQVETIFAGDFEDPAKGKESALALYAKDIDIVFQVAGKTGEGVFEAAKDTGKFAIGVDSDQRYINPDAIIASMIKGVDISIYETIEKIQKGEFESGNVYEYGAKENGVRIAYGTEDMPKLVSDEAMNQIQELTAMIIQGDIEVPEAN, from the coding sequence TTGAAGAAGAAAATATTTGGATTTGTAAGTATGTTTTTGATTATGGCTATGGTGATGGTAGGCTGCGCAGGCAATCAGCCAGCTGAGCAAAGTGAAGAGCCAGCGACAGAGGAAGCTAGTGCGCTTAAGGTAGCTCTAGTAGTAGCTGGAGGATTAGGTGACAGATCTTTTTATGATTCAAGTAATGAAGGTCTAAAGATGGCAATTGAAAAGCTAGGAGTAGAAGGCAAGGTACTTGAGTGTAAGAATGACCCTACTCTATATACTGACCAGCTAGTTCAGGCATCTACTGCAAGTGATGTTGTGGTTGTAGTTGGTTTTGAGTTTTATGATGTAATCCAAGAGGTAGCAGCTGAGTTTCCTGACAAGAAGTACATCTATATCGACAATGTTATTGAAAATGTAGAAAATATCACATGCATAGACTACAAGGAAAATGAAGGTTCTTTCTTATCAGGAGCACTAGCTGCTATGGAATCTAAGACTGGAAAGATAGGTATGGTTGGGGGTATGGATATACCAGTAATCAGAAATTTCCAAGTTGGTTATGAGGCTGGAGCAAAGTATATCAATCCGGATATCCAAGTTGAGACTATTTTTGCTGGAGATTTTGAAGACCCTGCTAAAGGTAAGGAAAGTGCTCTTGCATTATATGCAAAAGATATTGATATAGTTTTCCAAGTTGCTGGTAAAACTGGCGAAGGTGTGTTTGAGGCAGCAAAGGATACAGGCAAGTTTGCTATAGGTGTGGACTCTGACCAAAGATACATAAATCCAGATGCAATCATTGCAAGTATGATTAAAGGTGTGGACATTTCTATTTATGAAACTATAGAGAAGATTCAAAAGGGTGAGTTTGAATCTGGTAATGTTTATGAGTACGGAGCAAAAGAAAACGGTGTAAGAATAGCTTATGGAACTGAGGATATGCCAAAGCTAGTGTCTGATGAGGCTATGAATCAGATACAAGAGCTTACAGCTATGATAATCCAAGGAGATATAGAGGTTCCAGAGGCAAACTAA
- a CDS encoding ABC transporter ATP-binding protein, producing the protein MSEEIIKLIGITKRFPGVLANDNVTLDVRKGEIYALVGENGAGKSTLMKTMYGLHQPTEGEVWIKGKKIEDFSPSTAIKNGIGMVHQHFMLLPSFTIAENIVLGKELRKNRVFLDKDEANKKVISLSKEYGLEVDPKLKIEDASVGLQQRVEILKALYKGADILILDEPTAVLTPQETKELFAVIKKLVKEKDMTVIIITHKLNEVIEISDRVGVMRAGKLIGVENTKDVTEKILAEMMVGREVLFEQIDKNDAYGDILVQVDNLWVKDNRGFDAIKGISFGVRAGEILGIAGIEGNGQSELIEALTGIRKVEKGKVYIKNKEATNLSPKKIREMGTSHIPEDRLTTGMSKDSSIEDNILMGKQHNEEFATKGIQLKRKSIKKYAKDLIEKFDVRTASEEVKMGSLSGGNMQKVIIAREFSFDTPILFISQPTRGVDIGAIEFIHEQIVKKRNEGCAIVLVSAELDEIFRLSDRILCLYEGNITGKFKNGEISKLDIGYYMTGNRN; encoded by the coding sequence ATGAGCGAAGAGATTATTAAGTTAATAGGTATTACTAAGAGGTTTCCAGGAGTGCTTGCAAACGACAATGTAACTCTAGATGTAAGAAAAGGAGAAATCTATGCTTTAGTAGGAGAAAATGGAGCGGGAAAATCTACTCTGATGAAAACTATGTATGGACTTCACCAGCCTACAGAGGGAGAGGTATGGATTAAGGGTAAGAAGATTGAGGATTTTAGTCCATCTACAGCTATAAAAAATGGAATAGGTATGGTGCATCAGCATTTTATGCTACTGCCATCGTTTACTATTGCAGAAAATATAGTTCTAGGTAAAGAGCTCAGAAAAAACAGAGTATTTCTAGACAAGGATGAAGCAAATAAAAAGGTGATAAGTCTATCAAAGGAATATGGACTAGAGGTAGATCCAAAGCTAAAGATAGAGGATGCTTCAGTAGGGCTACAGCAGAGAGTTGAGATACTAAAGGCTCTATATAAGGGAGCAGATATTTTGATTCTAGATGAGCCTACAGCTGTGCTTACTCCTCAGGAAACTAAGGAGCTGTTTGCAGTTATTAAAAAGCTCGTAAAGGAAAAGGATATGACTGTTATTATCATAACTCATAAGCTAAATGAGGTAATTGAGATATCAGACAGAGTAGGGGTCATGAGGGCAGGAAAGCTCATAGGAGTAGAAAATACAAAGGATGTCACTGAGAAGATACTAGCAGAGATGATGGTTGGAAGAGAGGTACTATTTGAGCAGATAGATAAAAATGATGCCTATGGCGATATTTTAGTACAGGTGGATAATTTATGGGTAAAGGACAACAGGGGATTTGACGCTATAAAGGGGATATCTTTTGGAGTGAGAGCTGGAGAGATTCTAGGAATAGCTGGAATAGAAGGAAACGGACAAAGTGAGCTTATAGAGGCTCTTACAGGAATTAGAAAAGTAGAAAAGGGCAAGGTATATATAAAAAATAAAGAGGCTACGAATTTATCACCTAAGAAAATAAGAGAAATGGGAACATCTCATATCCCTGAGGATAGATTGACAACTGGCATGAGCAAGGACTCTAGTATAGAGGACAATATCCTAATGGGCAAACAACACAACGAGGAGTTTGCTACAAAGGGTATTCAGCTAAAGAGAAAGAGTATAAAAAAGTATGCCAAGGATTTAATTGAGAAGTTTGATGTGAGAACTGCATCTGAAGAGGTGAAAATGGGCTCGCTTTCAGGTGGTAATATGCAAAAGGTGATAATAGCTAGAGAGTTTTCTTTTGATACTCCGATTTTATTTATCTCTCAGCCGACTAGAGGGGTGGATATAGGGGCTATAGAGTTTATCCATGAGCAGATAGTGAAAAAGAGAAACGAGGGCTGCGCTATAGTTCTTGTGTCTGCTGAACTAGATGAGATTTTTAGGCTATCTGACAGGATTCTTTGTCTTTATGAAGGAAATATTACTGGGAAATTTAAAAATGGAGAGATTTCGAAGCTTGACATTGGTTACTATATGACTGGAAATAGGAATTAG
- a CDS encoding ABC transporter permease: protein MRGKFNEQLEYLGSLFIAIFLALVLGAGIMILNGKNPVQGYMALVSGALGSKYLLATTLAKTVPLILTGLATAISFKSGIFNIGGEGQLYLGAFAAAYVGFTFTELPVVAGIVLAVIAAMVVGGLYAFIPALLKVYYNIDEVITTIMFNSIAIMFTGYLVNYPFQASQGKMGGTDMIAEGFKFPKLVAMSKLNTSIFYTMIIAVLIYYLMKKTSYGYNFKIVGENSIFSRYAGINNKKYMIWAMIISGALCGIAGAFEVYGTHYRFLQNISKGLAFDGMLVSLIVKNNPVGIVLMSLFFAILKTGSNAMELNTGVPSELILVIQSVIILFIAGESGFKEILKRRQLNKARKVK, encoded by the coding sequence ATGAGAGGAAAGTTTAATGAACAATTAGAATATCTGGGTTCTCTTTTTATTGCGATATTTCTAGCTCTTGTTCTCGGAGCTGGAATTATGATTTTAAATGGAAAGAATCCGGTGCAGGGCTATATGGCTCTAGTAAGTGGAGCTCTAGGCTCAAAGTATTTGCTTGCAACTACTCTAGCAAAAACAGTACCGCTTATTCTGACTGGACTTGCTACAGCTATTTCATTTAAAAGTGGAATTTTTAATATAGGTGGTGAAGGTCAGCTTTATTTAGGAGCTTTTGCTGCTGCTTATGTAGGGTTTACTTTTACAGAGCTTCCTGTGGTGGCAGGGATAGTATTAGCAGTGATAGCGGCTATGGTAGTAGGCGGGCTTTATGCTTTTATACCAGCGCTTTTGAAAGTGTATTACAACATAGATGAGGTTATTACTACGATAATGTTTAACAGTATAGCAATTATGTTTACTGGATATCTAGTAAACTATCCATTTCAGGCATCTCAAGGGAAAATGGGTGGAACTGATATGATAGCTGAGGGATTCAAGTTTCCAAAGCTAGTAGCTATGAGCAAGCTAAATACCAGTATTTTTTATACTATGATTATTGCAGTTTTGATTTATTACTTAATGAAAAAGACTTCATATGGCTACAACTTTAAGATAGTAGGAGAAAACAGCATTTTTTCTAGGTATGCAGGGATAAATAATAAGAAGTATATGATTTGGGCGATGATTATCTCTGGTGCTTTATGTGGTATAGCAGGGGCTTTTGAGGTATATGGAACTCATTATAGATTTTTGCAAAACATTTCAAAGGGATTGGCCTTTGATGGGATGCTAGTATCTCTTATTGTTAAGAACAATCCTGTAGGGATAGTGCTGATGTCGCTATTCTTTGCGATTTTAAAGACGGGGTCAAATGCTATGGAGCTAAATACAGGGGTTCCTTCTGAACTTATTTTAGTTATTCAGTCGGTTATCATTTTATTTATAGCAGGTGAGAGCGGATTTAAGGAGATATTAAAAAGAAGACAGCTAAATAAAGCAAGGAAGGTGAAATAA